A window of the Sardina pilchardus chromosome 21, fSarPil1.1, whole genome shotgun sequence genome harbors these coding sequences:
- the slc25a43 gene encoding solute carrier family 25 member 43: MATVQKDDRLTNSQGFLCVGFAGIFSKTVTSPLEVVKIVSQVGTFHSKRGFIHSFLLIYQNEGLRAFWKGNMVSCLRLFPYSAIHLATYKKIVHQHMDGLGHISQWQAIVAGGLAGITAALTTYPLEVVETRLIAQNCRQSTYRGVLRTMSNIYHREGLLALYRGFSLTVIGAVPFSIGCYAVYMNLDKLWQEPHFRFSSLQNFINGCLAAGVAQTLSFPFETVKRKMQAQSSHLPHYGGVDVHFNGMLDCFRQVIKTKGILTLWSGLTANMVKIVPYFGLLFTCFEMCKQVCLYRNGYIVSPLSYKLKPGVDQSLGPYELQEVKRYLRNRKFQPQNSSMGNRW, translated from the exons ATGGCAACAGTTCAAAAAGATGATAGATTGACAAACTCTCAGGGGTTTCTCTGTGTTGGTTTTGCTGGGATTTTCAGCAAAACTGTAACTTCACCTTTGGAGGTGGTAAAAATAGTAAGTCAAGTAGGGACATTTCATAGCAAAAGAGGCTTTATTCACAGCTTTTTGCTAATCTATCAGAATGAAGGTCTACGTGCGTTTTGGAAGGGTAATATGGTTTCCTGTCTTCGACTGTTTCCTTACAGTGCAATTCATCTGGCAACTTACAAAAA GATTGTCCACCAGCATATGGATGGTTTGGGCCATATATCACAGTGGCAAGCCATAGTGGCTGGAGGCCTAGCAGGAATAACTGCTGCACTCACCACATACCCACTGGAAGTGGTAGAAACACGCCTCATTGCCCAGAACTGCAGGCAGTCCACTTACAGGGGTGTGCTGCGCACCATGTCTAACATTTACCACAGAGAGGGGCTCTTGGCTCTCTATAGGGGCTTCTCGCTCACTGTGATTG GTGCCGTTCCATTCTCTATTGGCTGCTATGCAGTCTACATGAACCTGGATAAGTTGTGGCAGGAACCACACTTTCGCTTCTCTTCTCTGCAAAACTTCATCAATGGTTGCTTAGCAGCAGGAGTAGCCCAGACTCTGTCGTTCCCCTTTGAGACGGTGAAACGAAAAATGCAG GCTCAGAGTTCTCACCTGCCACATTATGGTGGGGTTGATGTCCACTTCAATGGGATGTTGGATTGTTTCAGGCAGGTCATCAAAACCAAGGGCATTCTAACCTTGTGGAGTGGTCTTACAGCCAACATGGTGAAG ATTGTTCCCTATTTTGGCCTACTCTTTACCTGCTTTGAGATGTGCAAACAGGTTTGCCTGTATCGCAATGGTTACATTGTGTCCCCCCTGAGTTACAAGCTAAAACCTGGGGTGGACCAGAGTTTGGGCCCTTACGAATTGCAGGAGGTCAAACGTTACCtcagaaacagaaagtttcaGCCACAGAACTCTTCAATGGGAAACCGTTGGTGA